The sequence TATATACGAAGGCACAAGTGGAAGAATACACGGTGATAGGAAAGAAAGCAGACCTGCTAAAAATGCCCCAAAGCTTGTCACATTTTGAGCAAACATTGAGCAAAAATAAAAATTATTGATTTTTTGTCAAGTAATAGTTGATTTTGCAACTGTTGTGGCACCTCGATCAACATTAAATGTTCTTTGATTTATCATATATTTCTTTTAAAATATGTTGACCAGTTGCATTGAGGAAAGGAGGAGTGATAGATGCGTATCTTCGTGTGCGTGAAAGAGGTTCCAGATACTACTGATGTTAAAATTGACCCTAAAACGGGGACACTAATAAGAGAAGGCGTTCCAGCGATATTAAATCCCTTTGACATGTCGGCTCTTGAAGAGGCACTGCAAATAAAGGACGAAAAACCCGATACCAAGGTTTTCGTCATATCCATGGCGCCGCCTCACGCGGAAAAGAATCTTAGGCAAACGATAGCAATGGGTGCTGATGAGGTTTATTTAATTACCGATAGAGCATTCGCGGGTTCTGACACCCTTGCAACATCGTACACATTGGCTACCGCGATAAAACACCTCGGTGGGGCGGACCTTATTTTCACGGGAAAGCAGGCTATAGACGGCGATACAGCGCAAACAGGTCCCGGAATAGCAGAGTGGCTTGGTATACCGCAGGTAACATTCGTTAAAAGAATAAAAGAACTCAGGGATGATAGCATAATCGTCGAGCGCTCGACCGAAGTCGGATACGAAATTGTCGAGGTAAAACTTCCGGCGGTTCTGACAATAATAAAAGGCGATAAAGACCCACGGCTACCATCGCTTAGAGGGATGCTTAAAGCCAAAAAAGCCACTATCAAAAAGCTTTCCGCTAAGGACTTGCCCGTTGATGAGAACCTTATTGGGCTTGATGGTTCACCTACCAAGGTGGATAAGATTTTCACGCCTGAAAAACGCGCTGCCGGCGAGAAATTCGAGGGCGAGCCTGAAGAACTCGCCAAAATAATCGTCGAGAAATTGAAGGAAATGAACATTTTATAAGATTATAATCAGGGAGGGTGAAATGGACTATCCGTTAATAGTTGGTGGAAAGGAGGTTTTTACTGAGGAAAAGCTTGAGGTCCGCTCACCTTACGATGGTTCCGTGGTTGGGAGGGTTAGTGTCGCTGGCGATGATGAGATCGAAAAAGCTTTAGATTGTGCCAAAAGGTCATTCTCACTAACAAGAACCCTTACTGCAAGGGAACGCGAACAAATTCTTACCAAGGCTCGTGACTTACTTGCAGAGCGTGCCGAGGATTTCGCGCGGATAATAACCATGGAAATGGGAAAAACCATTGCCGAGTCGAGACTCGAGGTAAGCCGTGGTATCGAGAATCTTGCGCTCTCAGCGCACCTTTTAAGAGAGCCTGTAGGGGAGGTTATACCCTTTGATTCGGCGCCGAACGGGGCTAAAAAGTGGGGCTTTTACAAAAGATTCCCTCTTGGTCCCGTATTGGCTATAACTCCATTTAATTTTCCGCTTAATTTGGCGCTTCACAAGATTGGACCCGCTATAGCGGCGGGGAACCCGTTCATTCTCAAACCCGCCTCAAAAACGCCCATAACAGGTCTAATGCTTGGAAAGCTTATCATAGATGCAGGCTATCCGCCGGAGGCTGTGAGTGTCTTGCCCGGCCCCGGTGCAAAGGTGGGTGAGAAATTAGCAAAGGACGAAAGAATAAAAGTGGTCACATTCACTGGAAGTTACGATGTCGGGGTTAAACTTTCCCAGTCCGTGGCACTTAAAAGTGTTGCCTTTGAGCTCGGCTCAAACTCAGCAGCCATAGTGCTTTCCGATGCCGATTTGCTATGGGCTGCCGACAGAATAGTAAAAGGTGCTATGGCGCTTGCAGGGCAGGTTTGTATTTCAGTCCAGAGAGTGTACGCTGAAGAGCCAATTTTCGATAGACTCGTTGAACTTGTGGTATCGGCGGCAAAAAACATAAAGCTCGGCGACCCTATTGATGAGTCAACGGCCATGGGACCCATGATATCTGAAAATGATGTTAAAAGGATTTCAAGCTGGATTTCCGAGGCTGTCATGCAGGGCGGTGAAGTCGTTACAGGCGGGAATCATGATGGAAATCTCTTCGAGCCAACAGTTTTGATTAATGTTCCGCAAAGCGCTACTATAGTACAAAAGGAGGCATTCGCACCTGTGGTTGTGGTGAACAAAGTGAGCGATCTATCCGAGGCTATCGATATGGTTAACGATAGCATGTACGGACTTCAAGCGGGAATTTTCACAAACAACATCAACGCAGCACGCAGAGCATTCGAGGAAATAGAGGTGGGCGGTGTTGTTGTTAATGATGTCCCCACATTCCGTGCTGACATAATGCCTTATGGTGGTGTGAAGGGAAGCGGTCTCGGGCGTGAAGGTCCTCGATACGCTCTTGAACACATGACATATATAAAAGTCTGCGTGGTTCACAAGCCTGATAACGAGTAATAGCACAATTTTTGTGCAAGTGGATTCGGCAGCTATTCGTTACCAAATATTAGAAAAGCAGTGTTTACCACTATAACTGTGAATGGCACGGTTTTTGTTTATTTTTTTTGCGAGGAGGAGGATGAGATATGAGAAGAGCAATTTTTATGATATTGTTTTTTGCCTTCATGGTTCTGACTTTGCAGTCGTGCTATACACTCATTGCGAGAAGAAGCTTTAATGTTCGCAGGTGGATAAGGGAACACGAGTATCAATACATTGATAACAGGGCAGTAAGAGATTGGAATCAGTATTATTGGAGACCGTCGAGCCAGTTCAAAAAGCGATTAAGGGGCGGGGAAGAAACGGTAAAAGAAGAGGAGGAGTTCGAAACTCCCGAGAAAGGAAGAATAGTAAAAAGAAGAAGGGCAGAGGAAAATCATTGCTGTTGCCTCGAGTCGAACTTCATCGATTTGATAATAAACATATTTATACCATCAGATAACGACCACGAGACTGAGCCAACGGACACAACGGCTCCACCGCCAAATAAACGAGGGCTTTGAAGAATAATGGAGGTTTAACCATGAAAACATTTATGTTAAATGTTATCGTATTTTCATTGATATCGCTTGCTTTCTGCTCGGATGTTGCTGATGAGATAACTGCTGCTGATGGGTTCGTAGGAGTTGGTGCGCGCGCAGCTGCTATGGGTGGCGCTCACATCGCATTGGCGCAGGATTATTCCGCATTATTCTACAATCCTGCAATGTTGTCCTATGTCTACAAGTACGAAATAACAGGCTCGATGATGTTTCGGTTCGGCAATACGGATTCGAGAATTAATAATGGTGGTTGGATAGGAACCCAATATTCCTGCGTTAAGTTGAGCACTGTAGGCGCAGTTTTTCCTGCCGCCGCAACGAGGGGAGGACTCGCGTTCGCTATAGGCTTTTCAAGATTCCAGTCGTTTGACAAGATGGTGGAATACCAGGGAATAAGAGTTGACAATGTTGGCATTCATGCGACCGAAAATACCGATGGAGGGATAGGGGCTTTGCAGATGGGGATTGGCGTGCAGACATCTAAATATACCGCTTTTGGTGTTGCGCTGGATGTTATTAATGGGGCTGAGAATTATTCATGGTCTGCGAAGCTTAGCGGTTTCTCCGATACCCTGGTTGAAGATTCCATTATTTATGACGATGTTACTAACGATTATGATGGCGTCTCGGGAAGGATTGGCTTGGCTTTCTTCCCCGTTAAATACTTTACGCTGGGGCTTAGGATGGATTTCCCAACGGTGCTTACAAAAAAGCAGGAATGGCACAAAGCCACCGAAGTACACTTTAAGGGCGGCTCTTTTGACCAGATTGATGATATTTACAAAAATGAATATCGATTCACTTTGCCTTTTAAATTTGGCGCAGGTGTCGCAATAAGGACAGCGTATGTTAATCTTGCCGCTGATGTTGTTTACGCCGATTGGAAGCAAATTTCCTACAGTTCTCCGTCGTGGATGTTGAGCCAGAACCGCAAGATTCCTCATTCTTATCGTGCAACGACGACCATAAGCGCAGGTGCTGAGGTTACTATCCCCATAAAATACCTTCCCACCCGACTCAGATTTGGATACAAGTATGACCCGGTTCCGTACGATGTTCCGAATTTTCCGGCTGAGCGACAAAGTTTTTCTGGTGGTATTGCCATGCTTTTCGGCAGAAGCTGGTTGGTTGAGTTGACCGCTGTTTCCACAAATTGGCAAAGGCAGGAAAGAACCACATTAGGCAATCTGCTTGACCACAAGATTAGAATGAGCGATATTTATTTCGGAGTTTCGTATAGATTCTGAGGAGTTCTAATGATAGCAGTTGTTCAGCGTTCGGGGCGCTCAAGCGTTGAGGTTGATGGCGAAATCGTTGGTGTTATTGATGGCGGTTTGGTGGTGTTGGTCGGTGTTTTTGCGGACGATTCGCCTGCCGATGCGATAAAGCTCGCCGAAAAAGTTTACGGATTGCGAATTTTTGAGGACGATGCTGGCAAAATGAACCTCTCTGTTGCCGATGTTGGTGGCAAAATTCTTGCTATATCACAGTTCACCCTTTGCGCAGACACGACCCGGGGGCGAAGACCCTCATTCGACAAAGCGATGGAGCCTGAAAGTGCGAGGAAACTTTTCCAGACATTTGTCGAGGTGCTTCGTGGAAAAGGTATTGAAGTGAGCACCGGCGTTTTCGGGGCGAGAATGCTGGTTAGAATTGAAAATATCGGTCCAGTAACTATTATTATTGATAGCAGGGCAAAAAGGAAGAGGTAGATGAAAAAACCTTTTTTAAATGATATAAAACTTTATGTGATAATCGATATGAAGCTTATTTCAGAGGCTGGTTTTTCTGCAGTTGATGTTATGAGGGCTGCATTTCGGGGTGGGGCAAGGATGTTTCAGCTTCGGCATAAGGGGGTAGGTGAGAGGGTACTTTTTTACGAGGCACAGGAATTATTGCGAGTAGCCCATGAACTTGGAGCCCTCTTTATCGTTAATGACAGCGTCTCGGTGGCGCTGTCAACTGGTGCTGATGGAGTGCATCTTGGTGAAAATGATCTGCCCATACATGCTGCCCGCAAAATATGTCCTGATGATTTCATAATAGGTGCGTCAGCCGGGTCTCTTGAGCGAGCTTTGCAAGCCGAAAAAGAAGGAGCAAGCTATGTAGGTTATGGTGCTATTTTCCCTACCACCACAAAGGAAAAACCTTGTCCCGGCTCACTGGATGAGCTTGGGAAAATTAATAAAGTTCTCAAAGTTCCGGTTTTTGCCATCGGTGGGATAAACGAGGAAAATGTTGTTGAAGTGACTCGTATAGGTGTAAAACGGATTTGCGTTGCATCTGCGGTAATAAAGTCGGAAAATCCGGAGCTCACTGCCAAAAAGCTTCTGGAGGCGTTGGCTTGAGAGTATGTAACATTGGAAAATTATTTGTTTTCATGCTTCTTTCGACACAAATTGTGTTCGGGCAATTTGTCGATACTATACCCCCAAATGTCGAATTCTTAATCCCTGGAAACGGTGGT is a genomic window of bacterium containing:
- a CDS encoding aldehyde dehydrogenase family protein, which translates into the protein MDYPLIVGGKEVFTEEKLEVRSPYDGSVVGRVSVAGDDEIEKALDCAKRSFSLTRTLTAREREQILTKARDLLAERAEDFARIITMEMGKTIAESRLEVSRGIENLALSAHLLREPVGEVIPFDSAPNGAKKWGFYKRFPLGPVLAITPFNFPLNLALHKIGPAIAAGNPFILKPASKTPITGLMLGKLIIDAGYPPEAVSVLPGPGAKVGEKLAKDERIKVVTFTGSYDVGVKLSQSVALKSVAFELGSNSAAIVLSDADLLWAADRIVKGAMALAGQVCISVQRVYAEEPIFDRLVELVVSAAKNIKLGDPIDESTAMGPMISENDVKRISSWISEAVMQGGEVVTGGNHDGNLFEPTVLINVPQSATIVQKEAFAPVVVVNKVSDLSEAIDMVNDSMYGLQAGIFTNNINAARRAFEEIEVGGVVVNDVPTFRADIMPYGGVKGSGLGREGPRYALEHMTYIKVCVVHKPDNE
- a CDS encoding electron transfer flavoprotein subunit beta/FixA family protein translates to MRIFVCVKEVPDTTDVKIDPKTGTLIREGVPAILNPFDMSALEEALQIKDEKPDTKVFVISMAPPHAEKNLRQTIAMGADEVYLITDRAFAGSDTLATSYTLATAIKHLGGADLIFTGKQAIDGDTAQTGPGIAEWLGIPQVTFVKRIKELRDDSIIVERSTEVGYEIVEVKLPAVLTIIKGDKDPRLPSLRGMLKAKKATIKKLSAKDLPVDENLIGLDGSPTKVDKIFTPEKRAAGEKFEGEPEELAKIIVEKLKEMNIL
- the dtd gene encoding D-tyrosyl-tRNA(Tyr) deacylase; amino-acid sequence: MIAVVQRSGRSSVEVDGEIVGVIDGGLVVLVGVFADDSPADAIKLAEKVYGLRIFEDDAGKMNLSVADVGGKILAISQFTLCADTTRGRRPSFDKAMEPESARKLFQTFVEVLRGKGIEVSTGVFGARMLVRIENIGPVTIIIDSRAKRKR
- the thiE gene encoding thiamine phosphate synthase translates to MKKPFLNDIKLYVIIDMKLISEAGFSAVDVMRAAFRGGARMFQLRHKGVGERVLFYEAQELLRVAHELGALFIVNDSVSVALSTGADGVHLGENDLPIHAARKICPDDFIIGASAGSLERALQAEKEGASYVGYGAIFPTTTKEKPCPGSLDELGKINKVLKVPVFAIGGINEENVVEVTRIGVKRICVASAVIKSENPELTAKKLLEALA